A segment of the uncultured Desulfobulbus sp. genome:
ACTTAATGTGAAGTAATATTTTATACAGATAACAGGCTATTAAAATCACAATCGGTGCCATGTAGCAAGTACTTTTGACGTAAAGTAGCGGTTCGTTTTCTTTACCTTGGTCAGCCAGCCCTCAAAATCTGGCTTTTCGTTTTGTTTCCCGGGCAAGAATCTCATCAACAAATCAAAGTAACGATTCAACACCATTAAATGAGTTTATTTACTCAGCCAATACAGACTCAATTAAGTTTTGAGCCGGATCTTCTTATCTGATCCACCTCTGTGGGGGGCAGGAAAGTGGGGATTTTTCTGAGGCGAATCAGGGGATGATGAAGGTTGATACTGGCAGTCTTAATCTACTGCACCTAGGTGGAATTTAAGCTTATTCCTGATTATACGTAGCTCGAAGCCTGAAAGGAACTGGCGTTTAGGTTCAGGTCGCAGAAGTGCCATGCTTGCCATCAGGCAAGCTTAGCATGCGATTTTTTCCGTTTCGTGAACAGACCCTTCGTGCACCATTAAAAAGGAAAGTCCTCTGTCCCGTCAACCGCCTGCTGAATCTGCAGAACCTTCGGTGGCTGTGCTTTTTGATGGACTGCCAGGCCATCGACATATATCGCGCGGTAGGGTCTGGTGGGGCAGGCATGTTCACAGCCGCCACAGCCGATGCAGAGGGCCGTATTCACCTCTGGAATGACCAACATTTTGTTCAATGGATTTGCATAAGGGATCATGCTGACAGCCTTGGTCGGGCAATGTTCGGAGCAGGCGCCACAGGTGGTATTGTCGGTAAAAACAACGCAGTTTTCTTTAATAAAATGTGCCTTACCCACCTGGGTAAGTTTTTTGGCGGCAACGCTCAACGGGATGATAGCCCCCGTGGGGCAGAGCTCACCACACAGCGTGCATTCATGGGTACAGTGCCCCTGGTCAAAGGACATCTGCGGTTGAAGGAAGCCGGAGACGCCGTACGCAAACAGCGAAGGGAGAAGAATCTGAGAAGGACAGCCACTGACACAGAGATGACAGGCTGTGCAGGTGGAGGTGAAGTGATCAATACCCTGTGCGCCAGGGGGCGCGACCGGGCAGGTGCGTTGTTCGGCTTTGCTGGTCGGGCGACTGGCCAGGGGCAAGGGGACTGCTCCGGCAGGCAGATCACATACAAAGAGCAGAGTTACCCCAAATTGGGAGAGGAGGGCGCGGCGATACAGATTTGGACCTTGTTTCTTCTCTCCCAGAGAAGTCGCTCTTTTCATGCCTTGTTGAAAAACTATACTGTCAGTCGGGCAGACGGCCAGACAGTTGTAGCAGGCAACACAACGGCTGGCATCAATCTGCTGTCGTGCCAGGTCAATACAGTTGGCCTTGCAAACGTTGACGCAACGACCACAGTGAATGCAGGACTTTTTATTCAGTCGTAATCGCAGCAATGCTTTTGTGGAAAACAGTCCAAGCAACGTCCCCACCGGACAGAGACTGTTACAGTAGAGTCGCCCATGGCGCACGGCTAACCAGGTGATCCCCAGTAAAACGAACGAGGAAAAAACAACCGAAAAAAAGGTGGTTGCTGGCCAGGGAGCCCGAGCGAGGATGTAGACGCCAAATTGCTCAAGTATCCAGGCGATGGAGTTCGTCAGCGGAGTAAGCAGAGGGCGAACAATGTTGCTCAGGATACGACCAAAGGTGCTGTAGGGATCAAGGAGGCTGACGGCCAGGCTACTGCCTAGAAGAAACGGCAGAGTAACCAGCACCAGCATGAGTCCACGAATGAGATTATGCGGTGGATGGTAGCCAGGAGTGGGGTTGCCCAGGGAGTACAGAATATCCTGCATGGTTCCCAGGGGGCAGATCCAAGAGCAGTAGACCCGGCCCAGGAGCAAGCTCAGCCCCAGTATAAGTAAGACATAGCTTGCCCCAAGAAGAGCACCCTGTATTGCCTGAATAAGGGAAGGGACAAACTGGATCGTGAGCAGCGTTTCCGCAGGCCAAGAGGGCTTTTGCCAGCTGCCAAAAAGAAAAAAGAGACTGATCCCGAGACATATACACAGCGAGGCTCCAATCCGTGCACGTCTGAGATGCCGCTTTAGCCAGATAAGAGGCATGCTCAGATCTTGATCCGTTTGATGGCCAAGTTTCCCAGGTTGATTTGGCCCAGGCCCATCCCCGCGGCGAGTTGAATGTGGCGGATATCAGCTGGGTTAGCCCCAAAGATCAAGCTCGCAGCAGCATCAGCGGCGACAGGATCCGTGGATACAACCAGGGATTTCATCTGGACCACATCGCCCACGGAAACGCCCCGTGGTCCATTTTGTTTCATGACGTTGTAGCCATCAACCACGGTAAGAGTTGGTTTTTTATAGGAGACAAAATCTGCAATACACTGGTGCAGATCGTTGCGGTGCCAGTATGATCGATCCCAGACAATACCCATCAGGTTCTTCATACCCACGGTCACCATGGATGAGGAGTGGTGTTTGAGCACCGGCACGTTAATCAAGACATCCGCATTCAGTACCAGTTCATGAACCTTAGTACTGGTGAGTCGTTTTCCCTGGGGAACGGAAACGCGTTGGTAGTACCCCTCGTTGTTTCCGGGGGCAATCTTTCCCCCGGCCTCCTTAACGGCCTGTTCGATACCGGAATTGCGATAGCACCGGGTCCACGTATCGCATGTATGATCAAAGACGTGCACTTCGCGGGCTCCAGCCTGCAAACAATGTTCGATAATGCGTTTGACAAGTTTTGGCTGGGTGTTGCCACCTCGATCCGGAGGGACATCCCAGCCGATATTGGGTTTAACCACCACCTTGCTGCCTTTGGTCACAAACCGGTTGATTCCCCCTAGAGAGGTGATGGCCTTGTCAAACATCTGCTCCGGTTCTCCCCCCTTCACGGCCACAAGATCGTAAGGGGACAGTCCTCCGACAGTCGCCGCGAAGACATGGGCAGCATTGTGTAGACTCAGCGATGAACTGAAAACAATCGTACCACCAAGCATTTTTTGGAGAAAACGTCGTCTATCCATGGTTGCCTCCTCTGTACAGGGGATTATTGGATGCAATATTACCCTTGAGCGTGTACCACCCTTGCGGCCGCGCAGGCCGCACCATAACCATTATCAATGTTTAAGATTGCCACACCTGGGGCACAACTGGCGAGCATGCTTCCCAAAGCGACCTTGCCCTGTTCAGCCACGCCGTAGCCCACCGAGGTGGGAACTCCAAAAATGGGTTTTGAGGTCAAACCACCCATCACAGAAAGCAGGGCCGCATCCAGTCCTGCAACCACAATGACTGCATCAGCACTGTTGATTGCATCCAATCGTTCGGTGAGTCGCCATAATCCTGCCACGCCACAGTCTTCGTAAATATCGTTGGTGATGCCGAGGTAGCTCAGCGTGCGAGCCGCCTCCCAGGCAACGGAACCATCCGCTGTCCCTGCCGAAACAATGGCTATCTTGCCGTTGGCTTTGGGCTCAAGGGGATCTCCAAAACAGGTTTGGGAAAGCGGATGATAATCATAGAGTGCCTGCACGTCTTCAGGGATGAGACTGAACTGGTGCTCGGAAAGACGGGTAAAGAGAATAGAATGGCCTGAGCCTTTACCAAATCTATGCAAGAGTTCAATGATGTCCGAATCCGACTTACCTTGGCAAAAGACAGCCTCTGGTAAGCCAATGCGAGCTGTGCGTCCATGGTCAAATAAAATGCTCGATTTCATGCTGATAGTAAATATGAATGGGGGAGGGTACGGTTCAGGTGTCCTTGGAAATACGGTCACGCAGGCCTGATCCACCTGTTAAATAGAAAAAGGTAGTATACCTGCATTGAAAGAGAGCTGATAGCTGGTTTTTCCCGATTATATGCCTAATGCTCCAAACAGCAGCAAAAAATTACGCTGAAGAGCAAGAGTGCTCGTGGCTCACGGGGGCGAAAATTTGAAAGGATTGCTTTTGTTACAAAAGACGGGGCAAAAAGAAACATCCGAAGGGCGGGATGGGTAAAATTGACTCTTCTTGAGGCATTTTTGGTATATTTTCTCCTCTTTAATCAGAGAGATACGTGTACATCCTGGAGATAAGTCATTATTATGTAACCGTGGCTGATCGGCGCCTACACAGTGCCGTGATTTCCACTTCATTGTCGTTCTTGGAGTAGTGTCCGTCTAGAAACGAGGATTTTTGTTCAAGTTCAAGGCATGCGAAAAATTTTACCGCAGGCATATAGATGATATTCCGAGGATAAAATTTTGAGCATAACGCCGAAATTGGGCAAAAAGACCGTTTCTGGATGGACACTAGAGTAATTTCGAGAGCGAGGTTCTGAGCTTAAGCACTTCCTGATCAAATGTTATCCGGATTGTGAAGCTTTGACGTTTGACGAAACCATCTTATTTGGAGAGTACGTGATGATGCAAGACTGGAATGCCTACCGTGATTCTTTGATGGAGCAGATTACCGAATATGCTAAGCAAACTCCTGATGTTATGCGAGGTTTGACGACAATAAATAATGCTGCTGCCAAGACCGGTCATCTGGACCCCAAGGTTCATGAGTTGATTGCTCTCGCCGTGGCCGTGACCACCCGTTGCGACGGATGCATTTCCGTGCATGTACAAGAGGCCGTCAAATTGGGTGCAACCAAGGAGGAAATTGCCGAAGCCATGGGCGTTGCCATTGCTCTGAATGCTGGAGCGGCCTTGGTGTACTCCTCACGTGCCCTGGAAGCGCATTCTCAATTAGTTGATAAAAAATAAGTTATGATTTCTGCCTGAAATGAGGTGGCTCCCTTACTTATCTCGTTTAATCAATCAGGCAGTTTTAATCACCTTCCTTGATAAAGGGCCGATGGCAGAAAGAGATCTGCCCGGCCCTTTGTCTCTTTATGAGGGGTAATTGTACCGTACGATGTCTGTATGATTCTCGTTCAATACCCGTCAGTCAGGGGCTCCTAAGCTTGTTCAGCCAGGGGGGGCTCCGAGTCGAGAGCCAGCCGCACGTCCATCCCCCAATAGCCCTCCAATATATCCCCCATGTTTTATCTCGTTCCACAATTGCCTATTTTTTTTACGAAGTGTAGAGTGCGGTATTGATTTTTCAATTTTCTTTCATTGTGTTTCTCTGTGCACCTAATCGTTTTTACTGGCTGGAATGAATCAATAAAGGCAAGGCTGTCTATACTCCTTTCTGTTTTTCCAGAATTGCCGCCTGTCGTACAACACGCACCCTTGCCTCAAGGAGTTTGCCTATGGGGACGACCAGAAAATTCACCTTCTCTATTCGTATTACAGTCCTTGGCATCTTTATTCTCCTTATCGGTCTCACTGTCGGGCTTGCCCTCTATCTGCAATACTATTTTTCCCATGATCTCGCCGGAACCGCTGCCAAGCATTCCTTTCTGGCGACCTCAGAGCGTGTTGGGGAGCGTATCCAGACGCTGGAGAGACAGAGTGCCCGGCTGGTCTCCGTGCTGTCCAATCTGTCTGAATTTGAACAGTACCCGGATGCCGCAAGTGAGCGTCATGTACGCACGCTGCTTGCCGGGATGATGGAACAAAATCCGAATTTTTATTCGATTTATGTCGGCTACCAATCCGGAGATTTTTTTGAATTAATCAACCTGGAAAGTAATGAGAAAGTCAGAGAACCCTTTCAGGCTGCACCCCATGATCGATGGGTTATCATTAAAATCAGGGAGCAGGAAAGTGGGCGAAAAAAGGTAACGGTCTATCTTGATCAATATTTTAAGGTGCGAACGCAGCGGCAGGAAATATCAGATTACGACCCCAGAGTACGCCCCTGGTTTACAGAAGCCCAAAAATCTCCAGGAACTATCAAGACCCGTCCTTATATTTTTTCTCTGCTCAAAGCTCCGGGAGTCACTTTTGCAAAAAGCATGAATGGGGGGCAGCGCGTTGTTGCAGCCGATATTTCCCTGGCGGGCATGTCCGCCTTTTTGCAAAAACAGCATATGCTCCCCGGTGGTGAGACTTTTCTCTTTGATAGAGATGGAACCATTACCGCCAGCGCCATAGAGAGCACTACGGTCACAGCGGCGGCAGCAACAACATCGCTTCATTTAAATGAAGAAGAGCAGTCTTTTCTTGCTGCCAATCCCATCATCAAAGCCTCCAATGAGTTGGATTGGCCTCCCTTTGATTTTACCATGAGCGGAAAGCCCAAAGGCTATTCCATTGATATGCTCGATTTGCTGGCTCAAAAGGCTGGTTTTCGCGTTGAATATATTAACGGTTTTTCCTGGAATGAGTTGGTTGAGCTCTTTAAGCGGGGAGAACTGGATCTGCTCCATTCGCTCATGCGCAATGACGAGCGGGAACGCATGGGCATCTTCTCCGCTTCCTATATGCCTACCACCCAGGCCTTTGTCACCAGGAACGGACAACCGCTCCCCAAATCTTTGCGCGAGCTTGAAGGGAAAACTGTTGCCATTCCCAAGGGCTGGTACACGGATATCTACCTTGCTGCCCATTACCCCAAAATCAAATTGCTCCATGTCCACTCCACCCTTGAAGCCCTGCGGGCAGTGGCAGCAGGTGAGGCCTATGCGACCCTGGATATAGAATCTGTTCTCAAGTTTCTTATCTCCTCCTATTTTTTTGACTCCGTCCAGGTCGGTGGGGAGATCGCAGAACTTTCGAACACTGGCAAAGGGGGCCTCCATTTTCTGACGAGGCCTGAGATGCCGTTGCTGGCATCCATTCTGGACAAGGCTCTTGCTGCGGTTACAGAGCAAGAGCGTGCTCGCCTTGGGGAAAAATGGTTTGGCAGTGGCCAAAGAAGAGCACAATCCGCTCGTACCCTCGGGACCTTGCCCCATGCTGGCCTGCTCCAGCTTGCACGCTCCACGGGGAAATCGGGCAACATGCAGGTCATGCAGATAAAGGGGCAGGAATATTTTGGTTATGTGGCCCCTATCGAATCGCTGTATGGTGCGGATAAGGAATTTATAGGCCTGCTGGTGCCGGTAAAAGCGGTAATCGGTCCCTATATGGAGAAGGTACGGGTTTCTCTGCTTGTCAGTCTAGCTTGGCTCCTCCTGTTGACGCCTGTCATCTGGTACTGCACCACGCTTATCGTCAGACCCATTAATGCCCTTGTCCAGCAAAGTGATAAGGTAAAAGAACGGCGCTATGATGAGGTCTGTGTTGTGGAAAGTCACATCACAGAGATCTATGGACTCTCCACTTCGCTGGTGGCCATGTCCGGCTCTATTTGCGAATATGAACGATCCCAACGTGCAATGATGGACTCGTTCATTCAATTGATTGCCACGGCCATTGACCAAAAATCTCCCTATACCGGTGCCCATTGTGCCAGGGTCCCCGAGCTTGCGATACTACTTGCCAGGGCCGCCAGCGAGAGTAATGCCAGTGCTTTTGCTTCATTTGCTATGGAGAGCGAAGATCAATGGCATGAATTTCGTACTGCTGCCTGGCTTCATGACTGCGGAAAAGTCGCAACGCCTGAATACATTGTCGATAAGGCAACCAAGTTAGAGACGATATACAACCGGATTCACGAAATCCGCATGCGCTTTGAGGTCCTTTGGCGTGATGCTGAACTCGATTACTGGAAAGGAAGCTGTGAAGGAGGTGATCGTGAAATACTCGCCAGATCCCTCAAAGAGCGACAGACTGTACTAAAAAATGATTTTGCCTTTGTGGCGCAGTGTAACGTGGGCAGTGAATTCATGTCGGAAGAGGCGCGATCCCGGCTCCAGACCATTGGACGGCAAAGCTGGGTGCGGCATCTGGATAATCGACTTGGTCTTGGCCCACTTGAAGTAATGCGCTATGAGGATGAACCCGTTGAGCTCCCCTGTAGTGAACCCCTGCTGGCGGATAAACCTGAGCACATCATAACTCGGCCAAAGAGAGGGAATGAGAATGGCAAAGA
Coding sequences within it:
- a CDS encoding 4Fe-4S binding protein gives rise to the protein MPLIWLKRHLRRARIGASLCICLGISLFFLFGSWQKPSWPAETLLTIQFVPSLIQAIQGALLGASYVLLILGLSLLLGRVYCSWICPLGTMQDILYSLGNPTPGYHPPHNLIRGLMLVLVTLPFLLGSSLAVSLLDPYSTFGRILSNIVRPLLTPLTNSIAWILEQFGVYILARAPWPATTFFSVVFSSFVLLGITWLAVRHGRLYCNSLCPVGTLLGLFSTKALLRLRLNKKSCIHCGRCVNVCKANCIDLARQQIDASRCVACYNCLAVCPTDSIVFQQGMKRATSLGEKKQGPNLYRRALLSQFGVTLLFVCDLPAGAVPLPLASRPTSKAEQRTCPVAPPGAQGIDHFTSTCTACHLCVSGCPSQILLPSLFAYGVSGFLQPQMSFDQGHCTHECTLCGELCPTGAIIPLSVAAKKLTQVGKAHFIKENCVVFTDNTTCGACSEHCPTKAVSMIPYANPLNKMLVIPEVNTALCIGCGGCEHACPTRPYRAIYVDGLAVHQKAQPPKVLQIQQAVDGTEDFPF
- a CDS encoding DUF362 domain-containing protein — its product is MDRRRFLQKMLGGTIVFSSSLSLHNAAHVFAATVGGLSPYDLVAVKGGEPEQMFDKAITSLGGINRFVTKGSKVVVKPNIGWDVPPDRGGNTQPKLVKRIIEHCLQAGAREVHVFDHTCDTWTRCYRNSGIEQAVKEAGGKIAPGNNEGYYQRVSVPQGKRLTSTKVHELVLNADVLINVPVLKHHSSSMVTVGMKNLMGIVWDRSYWHRNDLHQCIADFVSYKKPTLTVVDGYNVMKQNGPRGVSVGDVVQMKSLVVSTDPVAADAAASLIFGANPADIRHIQLAAGMGLGQINLGNLAIKRIKI
- the larB gene encoding nickel pincer cofactor biosynthesis protein LarB; the protein is MKSSILFDHGRTARIGLPEAVFCQGKSDSDIIELLHRFGKGSGHSILFTRLSEHQFSLIPEDVQALYDYHPLSQTCFGDPLEPKANGKIAIVSAGTADGSVAWEAARTLSYLGITNDIYEDCGVAGLWRLTERLDAINSADAVIVVAGLDAALLSVMGGLTSKPIFGVPTSVGYGVAEQGKVALGSMLASCAPGVAILNIDNGYGAACAAARVVHAQG
- a CDS encoding carboxymuconolactone decarboxylase family protein, which gives rise to MMQDWNAYRDSLMEQITEYAKQTPDVMRGLTTINNAAAKTGHLDPKVHELIALAVAVTTRCDGCISVHVQEAVKLGATKEEIAEAMGVAIALNAGAALVYSSRALEAHSQLVDKK
- a CDS encoding HD domain-containing phosphohydrolase; amino-acid sequence: MGTTRKFTFSIRITVLGIFILLIGLTVGLALYLQYYFSHDLAGTAAKHSFLATSERVGERIQTLERQSARLVSVLSNLSEFEQYPDAASERHVRTLLAGMMEQNPNFYSIYVGYQSGDFFELINLESNEKVREPFQAAPHDRWVIIKIREQESGRKKVTVYLDQYFKVRTQRQEISDYDPRVRPWFTEAQKSPGTIKTRPYIFSLLKAPGVTFAKSMNGGQRVVAADISLAGMSAFLQKQHMLPGGETFLFDRDGTITASAIESTTVTAAAATTSLHLNEEEQSFLAANPIIKASNELDWPPFDFTMSGKPKGYSIDMLDLLAQKAGFRVEYINGFSWNELVELFKRGELDLLHSLMRNDERERMGIFSASYMPTTQAFVTRNGQPLPKSLRELEGKTVAIPKGWYTDIYLAAHYPKIKLLHVHSTLEALRAVAAGEAYATLDIESVLKFLISSYFFDSVQVGGEIAELSNTGKGGLHFLTRPEMPLLASILDKALAAVTEQERARLGEKWFGSGQRRAQSARTLGTLPHAGLLQLARSTGKSGNMQVMQIKGQEYFGYVAPIESLYGADKEFIGLLVPVKAVIGPYMEKVRVSLLVSLAWLLLLTPVIWYCTTLIVRPINALVQQSDKVKERRYDEVCVVESHITEIYGLSTSLVAMSGSICEYERSQRAMMDSFIQLIATAIDQKSPYTGAHCARVPELAILLARAASESNASAFASFAMESEDQWHEFRTAAWLHDCGKVATPEYIVDKATKLETIYNRIHEIRMRFEVLWRDAELDYWKGSCEGGDREILARSLKERQTVLKNDFAFVAQCNVGSEFMSEEARSRLQTIGRQSWVRHLDNRLGLGPLEVMRYEDEPVELPCSEPLLADKPEHIITRPKRGNENGKDFGFRMDKPENLFNLGELYNLSIVRGTLTAEDRYTINEHIITTIRMLETLPYPENMTRIPEYAGTHHETLLGTGYPRKLSAKDIGIPGRIMAIADVFEALTASDRPYKTAKTLSESVHILSTMVQEQCLDRDLFALFLESGIFLDYAHSFLAPEQIDTVDVAEILKTLEPQATV